One Miscanthus floridulus cultivar M001 chromosome 11, ASM1932011v1, whole genome shotgun sequence DNA window includes the following coding sequences:
- the LOC136493034 gene encoding histone H3.2, producing the protein MARTKQTARKSTGGKAPRKQLATKAARKSAPATGGVKKPHRFRPGTVALREIRKYQKSTELLIRKLPFQRLVREIAQDFKTDLRFQSSAVAALQEAAEAYLVGLFEDTNLCAIHAKRVTIMPKDIQLARRIRGERA; encoded by the coding sequence atggcccgcacgaagcagacggcGCGCAAGTCGACCGGCGGCAAGGCGCCGCGGAAGCAGCTGGCCACCAAGGCGGCGCGCAAGTCGGCCCCGGCCACCGGTGGCGTGAAGAAGCCGCACAGGTTCCGCCCCGGCACCGTTGCGCTCCGCGAGATCCGCAAGTACCAGAAGAGCACGGAGCTGCTCATCCGCAAGCTTCCCTTCCAGCGCCTCGTCCGGGAGATCGCGCAGGACTTCAAGACGGACCTCAGGTTCCAGTCCTCTGCCGTCGCGGCGCTGCAGGAGGCCGCCGAGGCGTACCTGGTGGGGCTCTTCGAGGACACCAACCTCTGCGCCATCCACGCCAAGAGGGTCACCATCATGCCCAAGGACATCCAGCTCGCGCGCCGCATCAGGGGCGAGAGGGCCTGA